In Gulosibacter molinativorax, a single window of DNA contains:
- a CDS encoding PD-(D/E)XK motif protein, with translation MTENADQDPTHLDPSTIEEYFKFGESTAFPVFPSAEIRMRIVPAEEAIELTVPAVGAEPEVTRFEKLTIGRYTQSGREWFRLTVDATGMHYEAYVLVEAIVEQMRAGATFRLSVSEALSSFKDLLSNRQRLTDEKELGLIGELLVLQHVLAEIGEEEALVSWLGPRAEEHDFGFADFDAEIKTTKSESRTHLIGSESQLEPSRDRPLFLVSIQLTLAGGASRAITLPSLIADIRSRLEFGLRSFDATMECIGWRQADADLYPRRFQLRSEPRAYLVDDQFPAITSGRLDQVVPNRANVVGVTYRVNVSNLNYSAVHSPLDTFCEAPA, from the coding sequence ATGACGGAGAACGCTGACCAAGACCCAACTCACCTTGATCCGAGCACCATAGAAGAATATTTCAAGTTCGGCGAGAGCACTGCATTTCCGGTGTTCCCCTCGGCCGAAATTCGAATGCGAATCGTTCCGGCCGAGGAAGCGATTGAACTGACAGTTCCCGCGGTGGGGGCTGAACCTGAGGTGACTCGCTTCGAGAAGCTAACTATCGGGCGTTACACCCAATCGGGGCGCGAGTGGTTTCGGCTCACTGTTGATGCGACGGGCATGCATTATGAGGCGTATGTCTTGGTCGAAGCCATCGTCGAACAGATGCGGGCGGGCGCGACATTTCGGCTCTCCGTCTCGGAAGCGCTCTCTTCCTTTAAAGACTTGCTCTCGAACCGGCAACGACTGACCGATGAGAAGGAGCTCGGGCTCATTGGAGAGCTGCTCGTGCTCCAACACGTGCTCGCAGAAATCGGTGAAGAAGAGGCCTTGGTGTCGTGGCTAGGCCCTCGTGCCGAGGAGCACGATTTCGGGTTCGCGGACTTTGACGCCGAGATAAAAACGACAAAGTCGGAGTCCCGTACACATCTCATCGGCTCGGAGTCACAGCTCGAACCGTCGAGGGATCGACCGCTCTTCCTCGTATCGATACAGCTGACATTGGCTGGCGGCGCATCGAGGGCGATCACGCTTCCGTCGCTGATCGCGGATATTCGATCCCGACTCGAATTCGGGTTACGTTCGTTCGACGCCACGATGGAATGCATCGGGTGGCGACAAGCCGATGCCGATCTCTATCCGCGAAGATTTCAACTGCGCTCCGAACCCAGGGCGTATCTCGTCGACGACCAGTTCCCAGCGATCACGTCAGGTCGGCTCGACCAAGTCGTGCCGAACCGCGCCAATGTCGTAGGTGTGACTTACCGTGTGAATGTTTCGAATCTCAACTACAGCGCGGTTCATTCACCGCTTGACACGTTCTGCGAGGCACCAGCTTGA
- a CDS encoding IS630 family transposase: MATRGPSLPELKLSETERDQLERWVRRRKSAQDLALRSRIVLECATGASNSEVANRMAVSLPTVRKWRSRFLERRLDGLVDDPRPGRPALISVDRVEQVVIDTLESTPQNATHWSRAKMAEKSGLSKSTVGRIWKAFGLKPHLEEGFKLSNDPLFTEKVYDIVGLYLNPPESAVVLSVDEKSQVQALARSQPAFPMMPGVPERRSHDYVRHGTTSLFAALNVADGTVISSIHRKHRSIEFKKFLQKIDKNVPEHLDVHVICDNYSTHKHPTVKAWLAKHPRFHMHFTPTYSSWINQVERLFAEVTRDLLQRSDHRSVQALERDLRGWVKAWNENPKPFIWTKTAEEILESIAKYLKRINGSGH; encoded by the coding sequence ATGGCAACACGTGGACCTTCTCTTCCCGAACTGAAGCTCTCTGAAACTGAGCGTGACCAACTGGAACGGTGGGTGCGTCGCCGGAAGTCAGCGCAGGATCTCGCGTTGCGTTCTCGGATCGTGTTGGAATGCGCGACTGGGGCTTCGAATTCCGAGGTGGCCAATCGTATGGCGGTGTCGTTACCGACGGTGCGCAAGTGGCGTTCGCGGTTTCTGGAGCGGCGGCTGGACGGGCTCGTTGACGATCCGCGGCCGGGTCGCCCCGCGCTGATCAGTGTGGACCGTGTGGAACAGGTGGTCATCGACACGCTGGAATCGACGCCGCAGAACGCGACGCACTGGTCACGGGCGAAGATGGCGGAAAAGTCGGGGCTGTCGAAATCGACAGTGGGGCGGATCTGGAAGGCATTCGGGTTGAAGCCCCACCTGGAGGAAGGGTTCAAGCTCTCCAACGACCCGCTGTTTACTGAGAAGGTCTACGACATTGTTGGCCTCTATCTGAACCCACCCGAGTCGGCGGTGGTGCTCAGTGTGGATGAGAAAAGTCAGGTGCAGGCTTTGGCCCGCTCGCAACCGGCGTTCCCGATGATGCCGGGAGTCCCCGAACGGCGCTCACACGACTATGTCCGGCATGGCACCACGAGTTTGTTTGCCGCGCTGAACGTCGCTGACGGGACGGTGATCTCCTCAATTCATCGTAAGCATCGCTCGATCGAGTTCAAGAAGTTCCTCCAGAAGATCGACAAGAACGTCCCCGAACACCTCGACGTGCATGTGATCTGCGATAACTACTCCACACACAAGCACCCCACCGTTAAGGCGTGGCTTGCCAAGCACCCTCGGTTTCACATGCACTTCACGCCGACTTACTCGTCATGGATCAACCAGGTTGAACGGCTCTTCGCCGAAGTTACTCGTGATCTTTTACAGCGTTCCGATCATCGCAGCGTGCAAGCGCTCGAGAGAGACCTCCGCGGTTGGGTGAAGGCGTGGAACGAGAACCCGAAGCCGTTCATCTGGACCAAGACCGCCGAGGAAATCCTCGAATCCATCGCCAAATACCTGAAACGAATTAACGGATCAGGACACTAG
- a CDS encoding ATP-binding protein — MSNIARVVRTREVPPHASIAEAVGRHHTFETAVADIVDNSIDAGAEHVLVRFLQRDGAVTGLQVIDDGSGMDSASLDNAMEFARQREYGASELGHFGLGLKAASLSQANILNVYSQRYGAVPAGRSIHDRNRTSIHELVCCTVNSLLVL; from the coding sequence ATGTCAAATATTGCGAGAGTCGTCAGAACGCGAGAGGTGCCGCCCCACGCCTCAATTGCAGAGGCCGTCGGGCGACACCACACGTTCGAAACTGCTGTTGCCGACATCGTTGACAACAGTATCGATGCGGGTGCGGAACACGTGCTAGTCAGATTCCTCCAACGGGATGGAGCGGTAACCGGGCTGCAGGTCATCGATGACGGATCAGGAATGGACAGTGCGAGCCTCGACAACGCGATGGAGTTTGCGCGGCAGCGAGAGTACGGTGCATCCGAGCTCGGTCACTTTGGGCTCGGCCTGAAAGCAGCATCGCTTAGCCAAGCGAACATACTGAATGTTTATTCTCAGCGGTACGGAGCGGTACCGGCGGGGCGAAGCATCCACGATCGAAATCGCACTAGCATTCATGAACTAGTGTGTTGCACCGTTAATTCGTTGCTAGTTTTGTAG
- a CDS encoding Swt1 family HEPN domain-containing protein: MAISNRERVGRALEQLSAGLEPFVEDTLRPHVPEGLDWTAILRVKDGETRAPRDYDPTDVQIQLRAVTERLGALGFVFNDRLSRAEQNLAGEMREVRNRWAHDNRPFSADDTYRALDTCERLLRAIGAPKQADVVRRMRVDAQRATYAEETRRDVRAASAAMPELADAELTPWREVLSPHPDIAEGNFARAEFAADLHQVAVGEASPEYGDPIQFFERTYLTEGLKTLLKMSAKRIAGDANAQSVVNLQTTFGGGKTHSMLAAWHLFSEEGLDAYPQQLQDLFSDKDSTAFDRAVHRVAIVGNEMAPGQPTIKPDGTVVNTIWGELAWQLGGTDGFAMVAEADRTGTNPGEALRTLIARYSPALILIDEWVAYARGLYGRDDLVGGTFDTQFTFAQQLTAAVQSVPGALLLVSIPSSDVRLDEPDAPTAGSELEIGGANGRAALQRLQHVVARVAHNWTPASSGESFEIVRRRLFTEPDAEGRRKIDATVRRFTEYYRGQVGELPTETRQVEYEARLRAAYPIHPELFDRLYGDWSTLERFQRTRGVLRLMSAVVHSLHASGDDSPLIMPGSLPLDDLAVRDEVTAYLDDAWRSIIETDIDGENAAPLQIDRERPLFGRRALTRRIARALFLGSAATLDSGHKGIERQRVFLGVAMPGDSLGNFGSALQMLADRATYLYSEGTRYWYDRQPSVNRMVAERAQAIDVEDVYSKAVSLLRGTTGTAPEFASVVLAPEATSDVTEAESVRLVVLHPRHSFASKGKDGPGREFAGELLRHRGSAARQFANTIVMLGADQNRWAEAEDALRQHIAWADIASSVRELDLTQSQAEHARRRESETRAVVDQRLTSAWIWATFPEQADGSQPATLTTMKVEGHEYRLAVRAGLRLGRDDVIYTNTSPLALWLVLNGHLRSRWNRGYISVGELWQYHLQYPYMPRLRDKDVLLGAIHAVMAEATWTERGFALADDYDEATGDFIGLRIPFESSSAGTVDDSTLLVAPRLAEEQVARERADAAANAQSTVAVGAAGPTGGTSAGSATTPRVGETSVRERQIVKNARYHGEIELNPGTDLRNQMMLLAEELLEHLRRAGPDKLEIRIEIDADKSSGFDDATVRTVRENGSQLGVYPNSFEDL, from the coding sequence ATGGCCATCAGCAACAGAGAACGTGTGGGTCGAGCGCTGGAGCAACTCAGCGCTGGGCTCGAACCCTTTGTAGAAGACACTTTGCGACCGCACGTTCCCGAAGGGCTTGACTGGACTGCGATCCTACGGGTCAAAGACGGCGAAACGCGCGCACCTCGTGACTACGACCCCACCGACGTGCAGATCCAGCTGCGCGCGGTGACGGAACGCCTCGGGGCGCTTGGGTTTGTCTTCAACGATCGCTTGTCTCGCGCCGAACAAAACCTCGCGGGGGAGATGCGCGAAGTGCGCAATCGCTGGGCTCATGACAACAGACCCTTTAGCGCAGACGACACCTATCGAGCGCTCGACACGTGTGAGCGACTTCTCCGCGCGATCGGTGCGCCAAAGCAGGCCGACGTTGTGCGACGCATGCGAGTCGACGCTCAACGAGCGACATACGCCGAGGAGACAAGGCGCGACGTGCGAGCCGCATCTGCTGCGATGCCCGAGCTCGCAGACGCCGAGCTGACTCCGTGGCGAGAAGTGCTCTCACCGCATCCCGACATCGCCGAGGGTAACTTCGCGCGCGCTGAGTTCGCGGCCGACCTTCACCAGGTTGCGGTTGGGGAAGCCTCACCGGAGTACGGTGACCCGATTCAGTTCTTCGAACGCACCTACCTCACTGAGGGACTGAAGACACTGCTCAAGATGAGTGCGAAGCGTATTGCTGGCGATGCAAACGCGCAGTCGGTCGTTAACCTGCAGACGACCTTCGGAGGCGGCAAGACGCACTCGATGCTCGCAGCGTGGCACCTATTCAGCGAGGAGGGCCTCGACGCGTATCCCCAGCAGTTGCAGGATTTGTTCAGTGACAAAGACTCAACGGCATTCGATCGAGCGGTCCATCGCGTCGCGATCGTCGGCAACGAGATGGCGCCGGGACAACCCACGATTAAACCGGATGGCACCGTCGTCAACACGATTTGGGGTGAGCTCGCCTGGCAACTGGGAGGCACGGATGGGTTTGCGATGGTTGCGGAGGCCGACCGAACTGGTACGAACCCGGGTGAGGCATTGCGAACGCTTATTGCGCGCTATTCGCCCGCGCTGATCCTGATCGACGAATGGGTCGCCTACGCCCGTGGGCTCTATGGTCGCGATGATCTCGTCGGCGGGACTTTTGACACTCAATTCACGTTCGCGCAGCAGCTCACGGCGGCCGTGCAGTCTGTTCCTGGTGCGCTATTGCTCGTCTCGATTCCATCTTCCGACGTGCGGTTAGACGAGCCGGATGCACCGACAGCGGGTTCGGAGTTAGAGATTGGTGGGGCGAACGGCCGTGCAGCGCTGCAGCGGTTGCAGCATGTGGTTGCTCGAGTGGCTCACAATTGGACTCCTGCTTCGAGCGGAGAGTCTTTCGAAATCGTGCGGCGTCGACTGTTCACCGAGCCGGACGCCGAAGGAAGAAGAAAGATCGACGCTACTGTGCGTCGATTTACCGAGTACTACCGTGGTCAGGTCGGTGAGTTGCCGACGGAAACGCGCCAGGTGGAATACGAGGCACGGTTGCGGGCGGCGTACCCGATCCATCCGGAACTCTTTGACAGACTTTACGGCGACTGGTCGACGCTTGAGCGATTCCAGCGCACGCGTGGCGTGCTGCGGCTGATGAGTGCGGTGGTGCACTCGCTCCATGCATCCGGTGACGACTCGCCACTTATTATGCCGGGATCGCTCCCACTCGATGACTTGGCTGTGCGCGACGAGGTGACCGCCTACCTCGACGACGCGTGGCGCAGCATTATCGAGACTGACATCGATGGGGAGAATGCCGCCCCGCTGCAGATCGATAGAGAGCGGCCATTGTTTGGCCGGCGAGCCCTCACCCGACGAATCGCGCGAGCACTGTTCCTTGGATCTGCCGCGACGCTGGACAGTGGGCACAAGGGCATCGAGCGCCAACGGGTGTTCCTGGGCGTCGCGATGCCGGGTGACAGCCTTGGCAACTTTGGCTCCGCACTGCAGATGCTTGCCGACCGTGCCACCTACCTCTACTCCGAGGGCACGCGCTATTGGTACGACCGTCAACCCTCCGTGAACCGGATGGTCGCGGAACGTGCTCAGGCAATCGACGTCGAGGATGTATATAGCAAAGCCGTGTCGCTGCTGCGCGGAACCACCGGCACAGCCCCGGAATTCGCATCCGTCGTCCTTGCTCCCGAAGCGACCTCTGATGTGACCGAAGCCGAATCCGTGCGGCTGGTGGTCTTGCATCCGAGGCATAGCTTTGCTTCGAAAGGTAAGGACGGCCCGGGGAGAGAATTCGCCGGGGAACTTCTTCGGCATCGCGGAAGTGCGGCGCGACAATTCGCGAACACGATCGTCATGCTAGGTGCGGATCAAAACCGTTGGGCTGAAGCTGAGGATGCCCTGCGGCAACACATCGCCTGGGCCGACATCGCGTCATCCGTGCGAGAGCTCGACCTCACCCAAAGTCAGGCCGAGCATGCTCGGCGGCGCGAAAGTGAGACGCGTGCCGTTGTCGATCAACGACTCACGTCTGCGTGGATATGGGCGACGTTCCCGGAGCAGGCCGACGGTTCGCAGCCAGCCACACTGACGACCATGAAGGTGGAGGGTCACGAATACAGGCTCGCGGTTCGCGCAGGCCTGCGCCTCGGGCGGGACGATGTTATCTACACGAACACGTCGCCCCTTGCGCTTTGGCTCGTGCTGAACGGACACCTTCGCAGCCGATGGAATCGGGGATACATCTCGGTTGGTGAGCTGTGGCAATACCACCTGCAGTATCCGTACATGCCGAGGCTCAGAGACAAAGACGTGCTGCTGGGAGCGATCCACGCGGTCATGGCTGAAGCGACATGGACCGAGCGAGGATTTGCGCTCGCGGACGACTATGACGAAGCAACTGGCGACTTCATAGGCTTGCGGATCCCGTTTGAGTCGAGCTCGGCGGGCACCGTTGACGACTCAACGCTGCTCGTGGCGCCTCGGCTCGCCGAAGAACAGGTCGCGCGTGAACGCGCCGACGCTGCAGCGAATGCGCAGTCGACGGTCGCTGTAGGTGCGGCGGGACCGACGGGCGGCACGTCCGCTGGCTCCGCGACAACACCTCGGGTGGGCGAGACTTCCGTTCGGGAACGTCAAATCGTGAAGAACGCTCGCTACCACGGTGAGATCGAGCTGAACCCGGGAACGGATCTCCGAAACCAGATGATGCTCCTAGCTGAAGAGCTTCTGGAGCACCTCCGGCGCGCTGGCCCGGACAAGCTCGAGATTCGTATCGAGATTGATGCAGACAAGTCATCGGGATTTGACGACGCCACGGTGCGAACCGTACGAGAGAACGGTAGCCAACTCGGCGTGTACCCGAATTCGTTCGAGGACCTCTGA